In Xyrauchen texanus isolate HMW12.3.18 chromosome 13, RBS_HiC_50CHRs, whole genome shotgun sequence, a single genomic region encodes these proteins:
- the srsf3a gene encoding serine/arginine-rich splicing factor 3a — translation MGDPSLSRDCPLDCKIYVGNLGNSGNKNELERAFGYYGPLRSVWVARNPPGFAFVEFEDPRDAADAVRELDGRTVCGCRVRVEMSSGEKRSRYRGPPPSWNRRPRDDSRRRSPPPRRRSPRRQSFSRSRSRSLSREKRREKSLSRDRIYKPARSFSRSRSRSRSNGRK, via the exons ATGGGAG ACCCTTCCCTAAGTCGTGACTGCCCACTGGATTGTAAAATATATGTTGGCAATTTGGGCAACAGTGGTAACAAGAATGAGTTGGAGAGAGCATTTGGCTACTATGGACCTTTGAGGAGTGTATGGGTGGCCAGAAATCCTCCTGGCTTTGCTTTTGTGGAGTTTGAGGATCCCAGAGATGCAGCTGATGCGGTGAGGGAGCTGGACGGAAG GACAGTTTGTGGCTGTCGAGTTCGAGTTGAAATGTCTAGTGGTGAAAAACGGTCAAGGTATCGAGGACCACCCCCTTCCTGGAATCGCCGCCCACGTGATGATTCTAGACGTCGCAGCCCACCTCCTAGACGCCG ATCTCCCAGGAGGCAGAGCTTCAGCCGTAGTCGGAGCAG GTCCCTTTCcagagagaaaagaagagagaagTCTTTATCTCGTGATAGAATCTATAAACCTGCAAGGTCTTTCTCAAGATCACGCAG TCGTTCACGATCAAATGGCCGGAAGTAA